From Jiangella mangrovi:
AGGCTCAGCCCGCTCGCTGACGGTCGCCCGGGCGACCTCGACCTGCACGCCGGCGTCCCGGATGGCCCGCACCGCGTCCTCATCCGCGGACGGGTCGGTGACCAGGACCGACACCGCGTCGAGGCCGGCGAACCGGATCGGCGCGCGGGCCGCCAGCTTGGACCCGTCGGCGGCGACGACCACCGAGCGCGCCGCGGCGGCGAGTGCCTGCTTCGTCTCGGCGTCGTACGGGTCCGAGCAGTAGACGCCGTCCGGTCCGGCCGCCGTCGCCGACAGCACGGCGAGGTCGACGACGATGTCCTGCAGCGCCGCCCGGACCGCCGGCCCGCCGAACGAGCGCGTCGCCGGGTTGTAGACGCCGCCGAGGCCGATGAGCCGCAGGTCCGGCCGCGACGCGCACGCCGTCACCACGGGCACCGAGTGGGTGACGACGGTGAGGCCGGCGGGCAGCAGCTCGGCCAGCCGGGCGAGCGTGGTCCCGGAGTCCAGCGCGACAGTCGCACCCGGCGGCAGCAACCGGGCGGCCGCCGTCGCCACCGCCGTCTTCTGCGCCGCGTACCGGTCCGACCGCAGCTCGAACGGGACGCCGTCGCCGTCGGGGAGCCGGGCGCCGCCGGTGACGCGGACCGCCAGCCCGTCGATCGCCAGTTGGCGCAGGTCGCGCCGGATGGTCATCTCGGAGACCTCGAGGTCGGCCGCCGCATGGGCAGCCGACAGGTAGCCGGCCGCCCGCAGCCGCCCCAGCAGCTCGTCGCGCCGGCGCGACGCGTCGGTGTAGCGCACGGGGCCAGCCAACCGCGACCCGCACGACAATGTCAAGGATCGGACACTTCTTGCTCGGTTTGTTCGACTTCGAACAGACTGGTCCGCATGAGCCACCCCACCCTCGACGCCCTGGCCCGGCCCGGCGGCGGCCTCGCCATGGTCGCCATGGACCAGCGCGAGAGCCTGCGCACGATGTTCGACGACGCCGGTGCCGGCCGGCCGGCGGACGACGTCCTCACCGCGTTCAAGCTCGAGGTCGCCCGCAGCCTCGGCGACCTCGCGTCCGGCTTCCTCATCGACCGCCGCTACGGCTTCGACGAACTGCGCGACGGGCGGCTGCTGCCCGCCGGCTGCGGGCTGATCCTCGCCGTCGACGCGCTCACCCAGGAGGACGGCGGGCCGGTCGAGGAGACCGCGCTCGACCCCGACTTCCTGGCCGAGGGCACCGACCTCGACGGCGTCGACGGCGTGAAGCTGCTGATCGTCTGGCGTCGCGACGAGCGGCGCGAGCAACGGGTCGAGCTGGCCCGCGAGTTCGTGCGCCGCTCCGCCGAGAGGGGCGTGCTGTCGGTGCTCGAGCCGGTGGTCCGCGCCACGCCCGCCGAGCTGGCCGACGGCAGCTGGGACCTGAATACGGCGATCACCGAGGCCGCCCGCGAGCTGTCCGTCCTGGGCCAGAGCCTGTACAAGGCGCAGGTCCCGAGTGCCGGCGAGGGCGAGCCGGCCGCGCTGCTGGACGCCTGCCGCGAGCTGGACGACGCGGTCACGGGCCCCTGGGTGGTGCTCTCGCAGGGCGTGGCGCTGGACCGCTTCCCGGCCGCCGTCGAGGCCGCCTGCCGGGCCGGTGCGTCGGGGTTCCTGGCCGGGCGGGCACTCTGGAGCGACGTCGTCGGACGGCCGCTGACCGAGCTCGCCGTGCGGTCGGCGCCCCGGCTCGAGCGGCTGACCCGCATCGTCGACGAGCACGCGACACCCTGGCAGGAGACGTCATGACCCGGTACGGCCTGATCCACACCGTCCCCGCGCTGCCGGCGACGTTCCACGACCTCGTGGCCGCACAGGCCGCACAGGCCGCGCAGGCCGCCCGGCCCGACACCGAGCAGCTCCACGTCATCGACCCCTGGCTGCTGCACGCCTCGATCACCGCGGGCGGCGTCACGCCGGAGATCGTCGACCGGCTGGCCGCGCACGTCGCTCACCTGCGCGACCGTGGGGCCGACGGCGTCCTGGTCACGTGCTCGACGCTGGGCGAGGCCACCGAGCAGGTCGCGGCGCGGCTCGACGGCACCCTCCCCGTCGTGCGGGTCGACCAGGGCATGGCCGACCGCGCGGTCGAGCTGGCCGGCGACGGCGGCACGGTCGGCGTGCTGGCGACCGTCGCGTCCACCGTCGGCCCGACCGAGCGGCTGGTGCACCGCAGCGCCGCGGCGGCGGGCGTCGCCGTCACCGTCGAGGTCGAGCTGCTCGAGGAGGCCGGCCGCGCCCGCGAGGCCGGCGACACCGCCCGCCACGACGCCCTCGTGGCCGATGCGATCGGCCGCTGGACCGGCCGGGTGAACGTCGTCGTCCTGGCCCAGGCGTCCATGGCGGGCGCGGTCTCCCGGAACACCCGGGAACCGGCCGAGGGCACCCCCCTGCTCACGTCGCTCGAGCTCGCGGCGCGGCGGCTGGTCCAGGTCACCCAGACTTCCTGACCAGCGTCGGAACAGCACGTATCCGTTTCGTTAACCCGGACTTGTTGACGCCTCCTCCGAGTGTGGGTACGTTCTCACATGGCAACGATGCCACATCGGGTGACCTCGCCTGGTTCCCGGCGTCGGAGCCGGACTGCCCGACCTCCGCAAGGGGTATGGGCGGTTCCGTACTCGTATGGACAGACGCGGCGCTCCGTCCTGGACGTCGCTCCTGACGTTCGGGCGCCGCGATCCCCGGCGCCCTCCTCTGAAGTGGAGGACGGTCCATGAAGACAGCAGCCGTCAGGTGGAGCGCGGTGGCGTTGACGGCCGGTCTGGTGCTCGCCGGTTGTGCGCAGGGCACCAGTGACGACTCGTCCGACGACGAGACCGGCGGCGGCACCGTGTTCGACCCCGAGGCGGAGCTGAGCGGCGAGCTCGACGTCATGGGCTTCGGCGCGACCGACGAGATCGGGCAGACCCGACTCGACCTGGCCACCGAGGCCGTCGCCCCCGCCGAGATCAGCCTCATCGAGGGTGACCTCGACATCCAGCAGTTCCTGTCCGCGGTCGCCACCGGCGAGCCGCCGGAGCTGGTCTACGCCAACCGCGACCAGATCGGCACGTTCGCCTCGCGCGGCGCGATCATCTCGCTCGACTCGTGCATCGACGGCGAGGGCATCGACACCTCGATCTACAACGAGCCGGCGCTGAACCAGGTGACGTTCGACGGCAGCGTCTACGGCATCCCCGAGTTCAACCAGGTGCAGATCACCCAGGCCAACGCCGACCTGCTGGCGGCCGCCGGGCTCACGCTCGACGACGTCAACGGCTCGGACTGGGACGCCGTCAGCGCCGCCAACCAGGCACTCTTCCAGGGCAGCGGCAACAGCGTCTCCGTCATCGGCTACGACAGCAAGCTGCCGGAGTTCCTGCCGCTGTGGGCGAAGGCCAACGGCGCCGACCTGCTCTCCGAGGACGGCCGGACGGCGCAGCTGGACGACCCGAAGGTGGTCGAGGCGCTGGAGTGGGCGGTCGGCATCTACGACGCCCAAGGCGGCTTCGGCACGGTCAAGGCGTTCCGCGACTCCGCGGACTTCTTCGGCGCCGGCAACCAGTTCGCCACCAACGTGCTGGGCGCCATGCCGATGGAGCAGTGGTACGTCAACGTGGTCAACGACGTGTCGCCGGACGCGCCGATGGCCTATGACACCGTGCGCGACCGCGAGGGCGAGCCGCTGGCCTACGCGTCGGGCTCGGCCTGGGCGATCCCGGACAACAGCTCCAACCCCGAGGCCGCCTGCCGGTTCATCAAGACCATGACGCAGACCGACAGCTGGATCGCCGCTGCCCAGGCGCGCGTCGACCTGCGCGAGGCCGACGGCAAGCCGTTCACCGGCCTGCTGACCGGCAACGCCGAGGCCGACCAGGAGATCCAGGACCAGTTCGTGACGCCCAGCGGTGACGAGAAGTGGGACGCCGCGGTCCAGGCGACCTACGACGCCAACGAGCACACGTTCACCCTCCCGGCCAACCCGGCCGACGCGGAGTTCAAGACCGCGTGGCAGGACGCCGTGAACCGGGTCCTCAACGGCCAGCAGGAGCCGGCCGACGCGCTCGCGCAGGCCCAGGAGGAGGCCCAGTCCGCGCTGGACGAGGCGTGGGCGACCTGGGACGAGAAAGAAGAGGGCTGACGCCTTGGCCCGCACGCAGGTCAACGCGCCCGGGACGCTCGGTGATGACCGAGCGGCCCGGGCGCGCCGCATCGGCCGCCGGCGGGAGACCAGGGCGGCGCTGCTGTTCATCAGCCCGTGGATCCTCGGGTTCCTGATCTTCACGGCGTGGCCGATCATCTACAGCGCGTATCTGTCGCTGACCGACTACGACGTGATCAACGACCCGAACTTCGTCGGGTTCGAGAACTACGAGGAGCTGTTCCGCGACCCCAAGCTCGCGACGGCGCTGTGGAA
This genomic window contains:
- a CDS encoding DeoR family transcriptional regulator produces the protein MRYTDASRRRDELLGRLRAAGYLSAAHAAADLEVSEMTIRRDLRQLAIDGLAVRVTGGARLPDGDGVPFELRSDRYAAQKTAVATAAARLLPPGATVALDSGTTLARLAELLPAGLTVVTHSVPVVTACASRPDLRLIGLGGVYNPATRSFGGPAVRAALQDIVVDLAVLSATAAGPDGVYCSDPYDAETKQALAAAARSVVVAADGSKLAARAPIRFAGLDAVSVLVTDPSADEDAVRAIRDAGVQVEVARATVSERAEPATT
- a CDS encoding aspartate/glutamate racemase family protein, encoding MTRYGLIHTVPALPATFHDLVAAQAAQAAQAARPDTEQLHVIDPWLLHASITAGGVTPEIVDRLAAHVAHLRDRGADGVLVTCSTLGEATEQVAARLDGTLPVVRVDQGMADRAVELAGDGGTVGVLATVASTVGPTERLVHRSAAAAGVAVTVEVELLEEAGRAREAGDTARHDALVADAIGRWTGRVNVVVLAQASMAGAVSRNTREPAEGTPLLTSLELAARRLVQVTQTS
- a CDS encoding extracellular solute-binding protein, with the translated sequence MKTAAVRWSAVALTAGLVLAGCAQGTSDDSSDDETGGGTVFDPEAELSGELDVMGFGATDEIGQTRLDLATEAVAPAEISLIEGDLDIQQFLSAVATGEPPELVYANRDQIGTFASRGAIISLDSCIDGEGIDTSIYNEPALNQVTFDGSVYGIPEFNQVQITQANADLLAAAGLTLDDVNGSDWDAVSAANQALFQGSGNSVSVIGYDSKLPEFLPLWAKANGADLLSEDGRTAQLDDPKVVEALEWAVGIYDAQGGFGTVKAFRDSADFFGAGNQFATNVLGAMPMEQWYVNVVNDVSPDAPMAYDTVRDREGEPLAYASGSAWAIPDNSSNPEAACRFIKTMTQTDSWIAAAQARVDLREADGKPFTGLLTGNAEADQEIQDQFVTPSGDEKWDAAVQATYDANEHTFTLPANPADAEFKTAWQDAVNRVLNGQQEPADALAQAQEEAQSALDEAWATWDEKEEG